CATTTATTTTCTTAAAATTATCTATATCAATAAACATCAATCCTAATTTGCTATTATCTCTTTTAGCTTTTTCTAAAAACTTTTCTGCTACATGACAAAAAAGTGTCCTATTAGCTAAACCAGTAAGTTGGTCATAATAAGCTAATTTTTCTATTTCCTTCTCCTTTTCTTTTAGCTTTTTATTTAATATATATAATTCATTGCTATATTTTTTTAATTGTTCTATTCTAAGAACTTGGCTAGTTACATCTATACATTCAATAATCACATATCTAGAATTATCTCTCACGAATCTATTTATCCTTATATTTAATTTTCTAGTATCTGTAATCAAACCTTCATGTATAGTGGAAGAAAAGAAATATTTGTAATCATTTTCTATAACTGAATTTACTGCTTTTTTAAAATAGTTTTTATCCAAATTAGGTAACCTTTCATATAGATTGGAATTTATAGCCTCTTCTTTTTTTATCTGAGTTAAATTTTCCATTTGAATATTCCAAAATAGTATATTTAATTTTTCATCTGTTATTATTATGCCTTCATTTACATAATTCAGTATATCAAATAATGTACTATCCATTTAAATCATCTTCCATCTTATTTATCATTTTTTGCAACTCCTTTAATGAATCTAAAGTCAAATCAATAATTATAGCTCCTTCTATTTTTACATCAGCTATTACAAAGGTAACATACAATAATAGAATACAAAATTCTTCTTTGCTTTTTATGTCATTTTTTAAATTATCCTTGTCAAATATTTTTACCTTTGGTAAAGTATATTTTAAACTCACATCTAATATGTTTC
This portion of the Keratinibaculum paraultunense genome encodes:
- a CDS encoding sensor domain-containing diguanylate cyclase, yielding MDSTLFDILNYVNEGIIITDEKLNILFWNIQMENLTQIKKEEAINSNLYERLPNLDKNYFKKAVNSVIENDYKYFFSSTIHEGLITDTRKLNIRINRFVRDNSRYVIIECIDVTSQVLRIEQLKKYSNELYILNKKLKEKEKEIEKLAYYDQLTGLANRTLFCHVAEKFLEKAKRDNSKLGLMFIDIDNFKKINDEYGHKAGDQVVIQIANILEESTRKHDIVSRYGGDEFLILLPDIQYYDNYEIIASRIADANREIIILDDIQVNISLSIGVSFYPEDGNNIDDLIFKADKAMYCAKNKGGNKCITTISIGKTLVGF